From the genome of Ornithobacterium rhinotracheale, one region includes:
- a CDS encoding sodium:solute symporter: protein MLTPWLTAALIAGYFCVLLFVSYLTSRKSTSETFFTGNHQSPWFVVAYGMIGAALSAVTFVSIPGGVVNNAFYLSQFFLGNLVGYLFITFVLIPIYYQLRLVSIYSYLHNRFGWFSYKTGSFFFLLSQSFGAGLRLLLAIKILQVLFGLGNEHAWWLGLLFLILIFLYTFKAGIKTIVWTDLLQTTFLILAVLSIVCVVMYKLQMGLGEMVALGKEKGYWRWIDTAVNADTYFWKQFLSGILIAMVMNGLDQNIMQKSLTCKNMREAQKNTLVFSFSVAVVQCLFLFLGMMLYLYADVYHLALPTKVVQGVPQLATDKVLPYLTLNHFGLFAGVMFVLGTAAAAFSSVDSALTALTTSFCYDFLGIEKKKNPIQLKTITHIGFSVVMLGLILIFQNSGSDVFSLIFSLAGYTYSPLLGLFLLGIFTSFKPNDKIVPVACISTPILAYFFNQFLLKNYDFNMGFLTILTGAVICVVLLYLLNAVCKLAK, encoded by the coding sequence ATGCTCACCCCTTGGCTCACGGCTGCTTTGATTGCAGGATATTTTTGTGTCTTATTATTCGTTAGCTATTTAACTTCACGAAAATCCACTAGCGAAACCTTTTTTACGGGCAATCATCAATCGCCGTGGTTTGTAGTGGCTTATGGAATGATAGGGGCGGCGCTCTCGGCCGTTACCTTTGTTTCAATCCCTGGGGGCGTGGTGAATAACGCATTCTATCTTTCGCAATTTTTCTTGGGAAATCTAGTTGGCTATTTGTTCATCACATTTGTGTTGATCCCGATTTATTATCAATTAAGGCTGGTGTCCATTTATAGCTATTTGCACAATCGGTTTGGGTGGTTTAGTTATAAAACAGGTTCCTTTTTCTTTTTGCTTTCGCAATCGTTTGGAGCGGGATTGCGACTACTTTTAGCCATCAAAATCTTGCAAGTTTTGTTTGGTTTAGGTAATGAACACGCTTGGTGGCTTGGGCTTTTGTTTTTAATTTTAATCTTTCTTTATACCTTCAAGGCGGGGATTAAAACCATTGTGTGGACGGACTTGTTGCAGACTACCTTTTTGATTCTAGCGGTGCTCAGCATTGTGTGTGTGGTGATGTATAAGCTGCAAATGGGGCTGGGCGAGATGGTGGCGCTGGGCAAGGAAAAAGGCTACTGGCGCTGGATAGATACAGCAGTGAATGCGGATACTTACTTTTGGAAACAATTCCTCTCGGGGATATTGATTGCTATGGTGATGAATGGGCTCGACCAAAACATTATGCAAAAAAGCTTGACTTGCAAAAACATGCGCGAAGCACAGAAAAATACGCTTGTCTTTAGTTTCTCGGTGGCGGTGGTGCAATGTTTATTTTTGTTTTTGGGAATGATGCTCTATTTGTATGCCGATGTGTACCATTTGGCGCTACCTACCAAGGTGGTGCAAGGAGTGCCACAATTGGCGACTGATAAGGTGTTGCCGTATTTAACGCTAAATCACTTTGGGCTTTTTGCAGGTGTGATGTTTGTTCTGGGAACAGCTGCCGCGGCTTTCTCGAGTGTGGATTCTGCACTCACAGCACTCACTACTTCATTTTGTTATGATTTTTTAGGCATCGAAAAAAAGAAAAATCCGATACAATTAAAGACCATTACGCATATAGGATTCAGTGTGGTGATGCTTGGTTTAATTTTGATTTTTCAAAACTCTGGGAGCGATGTGTTTAGCCTAATTTTTAGTTTAGCAGGCTATACTTATTCGCCACTTTTAGGATTGTTTTTGTTGGGGATTTTTACTTCGTTTAAACCCAATGATAAAATCGTTCCCGTTGCTTGTATTTCAACTCCGATTTTGGCTTATTTTTTTAATCAATTCTTATTAAAAAATTACGATTTCAATATGGGATTTTTGACCATTCTCACGGGGGCTGTCATCTGTGTCGTATTGTTGTATTTGCTAAACGCTGTGTGCAAATTAGCTAAATAA
- a CDS encoding 2-hydroxyacid dehydrogenase — protein MKVLALDTNHPILIEKLKKAGFSIDEDSTSPKNEVEQKIADYDGIIIRSRFPIDETFLSKAEKLKFIGRVGAGLENIDLDFAESRGIVCFNAPEGNRDAVAEQAMGMLLSIMNRFWIANREVSQGIWKREENRGEEIKGKVVALIGYGNMGKAFAQRLKGFCCEVIFYDIKDGLSDENARQTTMDEVFERADVLSLHIPQTPETLGLVNEAYLQKFSKNIYFINTARGKSVVTRDLVKQLQAGKVKAAALDVLEQEKASFESLLQSEIPEELNYLIQAENVLLTPHIAGWTIESKVKLAEVIADKIMEAFG, from the coding sequence ATGAAAGTTTTAGCCCTAGATACCAATCACCCCATTTTGATTGAAAAGTTAAAAAAAGCAGGTTTTTCCATTGATGAAGATTCTACTTCGCCCAAAAACGAAGTAGAACAGAAAATCGCAGACTACGATGGAATTATTATCCGAAGCCGTTTCCCGATTGACGAAACTTTTTTAAGCAAGGCAGAAAAATTAAAATTTATTGGCAGAGTAGGCGCAGGGCTGGAGAACATAGATTTAGATTTTGCCGAAAGCCGTGGTATCGTTTGTTTTAACGCGCCCGAGGGGAATCGCGATGCGGTGGCAGAGCAGGCAATGGGCATGCTATTGAGCATTATGAATCGTTTTTGGATAGCCAATCGCGAAGTGAGCCAAGGTATTTGGAAACGAGAAGAAAACCGTGGCGAGGAAATTAAAGGAAAAGTAGTGGCACTCATCGGCTATGGAAACATGGGAAAAGCTTTTGCCCAAAGGCTAAAGGGATTTTGTTGCGAAGTCATTTTTTATGATATCAAAGACGGGCTCAGCGATGAAAATGCTCGCCAAACCACGATGGATGAGGTGTTTGAACGAGCAGATGTTTTAAGCCTTCATATTCCACAAACGCCCGAAACGCTGGGCTTGGTAAATGAGGCGTATCTGCAAAAATTTAGCAAAAATATTTATTTCATCAACACAGCGCGGGGCAAGTCTGTGGTAACGCGTGATTTGGTCAAGCAGCTGCAAGCAGGCAAAGTGAAAGCCGCTGCACTTGATGTGCTAGAGCAAGAGAAAGCCTCCTTTGAGTCCCTATTGCAGAGCGAAATTCCAGAAGAATTAAATTATTTAATTCAAGCTGAAAATGTGCTGCTCACGCCACACATCGCTGGCTGGACAATTGAAAGTAAAGTGAAGCTTGCAGAAGTCATTGCTGATAAAATTATGGAAGCATTTGGCTAA
- the recR gene encoding recombination mediator RecR: MHYPSKILAQAVEEIAQLPGIGKRTALRLALHMLQRPKSQTHVLAQSITNLVDEIQYCKQCYALCDNDICEICENQLREQDIICVVEDIRDVMAIENTGQYRGVYHVLGGKISPMEGIGPEKLHIAPLIERAQHAQEIIFALSSTMEGDTTVFYLYKLLKESNVKLSTIARGIGVGDELEYADELTLGRSITHRVPYEDNL, encoded by the coding sequence ATGCACTACCCTAGCAAAATTTTGGCACAAGCCGTAGAAGAAATCGCACAATTACCCGGCATTGGCAAGCGCACTGCCCTGCGCCTAGCCCTGCATATGCTACAACGCCCCAAAAGCCAAACACATGTTTTGGCTCAATCGATAACGAATTTGGTAGACGAAATTCAATATTGCAAACAATGCTATGCACTGTGCGACAACGATATTTGCGAAATCTGCGAAAATCAATTGCGCGAGCAAGACATTATATGCGTGGTGGAGGACATTCGCGATGTTATGGCCATTGAAAATACAGGACAATACCGAGGCGTGTACCATGTCCTAGGAGGTAAGATTTCCCCGATGGAAGGCATCGGCCCTGAAAAACTACACATCGCCCCACTGATAGAGCGCGCACAGCACGCGCAGGAAATCATCTTTGCCCTAAGCAGCACAATGGAAGGCGACACCACGGTTTTCTATCTATATAAATTACTAAAAGAAAGCAATGTAAAGCTTTCCACCATTGCACGAGGAATCGGTGTGGGCGATGAGCTTGAGTATGCCGACGAGCTCACGCTAGGGCGTTCCATTACGCACAGAGTGCCTTACGAAGATAATTTATAA